The genome window AGGGGCGCTCAGGTAGCACTCGCCGCCGCCAGCCATGTCGGCAGCCGCGAGCATATGGACGTGGTGGAGTCGATGCTTACCGCCGCGGGCGTCACGGAAGATGACCTGCAGTGCCCGCCCGACTGGCCGCAGGACGAGGAAGCACGTAACTGGCTCCTCACTACCGGACAGGGCCGCCGTCGTCTGGCCTTCAACTGCTCCGGCAAGCACGCTGCCTTCCTCTGGGCCTGCACCGAGAACTCCTGGGACACCAAGACCTACCTGGACCGCGACCACCCGCTGCAGAAGCGGATCGCGGAAGTCATCGAGGAGTACACCGGGGAGCAGGTCCAGCACTGGGCCGTCGATGGTTGCGGAGCCCCGCTTGGCGCGGTGTCGCTGACCGGCCTGGCACGGGGTATCGGCAGGATCGCAAAGGCACCCGGCGACAAGAACGCCGATGCCCGCGCTGCCACCGTCGCCACCGCGATGCTGGACTACCCTTGGGCTGTGCACGGCCGCGGACGTGAGAACTCCGTTGTGATGGAAGACCTTGGAATCATCGCGAAGAACGGCGCCGAAGGCGTCCTGGTGATGGCTGCTCCCAACGGCGTCTCCATGGCGTTGAAGATGCTGGACGGGAACATCCGCGCCACCACGCTGGTGGGGCTGACGCTCCTGGCCGCCTCGGGCGCGCTCGACGCCGAGGCCGTCGCCCCCGTCCTCGAGAAGGTTGTGCAGCCGGTCCTCGGCGGCGGCGTACCGGTGGGCAAGCTGCGGCTCGCAGCACCCGTGATGGCCCTCCTGGACTGAGCATGGCACGACGGCGTATCTCCCAGGCAGCCGGCACCGCCGCCCTCCGTGCCGTGGTCGGCGGCAGCACTGACCGCACCGAGCGCACGACGGCGGTCCGCTTCTCGCTGGAGGAACTCGCCGCGCGCGCACCCGGCAACAGCGTGGAAGTCCGGGTGCCGCCCCTCGGCGTCACCCAGTGCGTGGAAGGTCCGCGGCATACCCGCGGAACCCCACCCAACGTCGTCGAGACCGACGCCGACACCTGGCTTGCTCTGGTCACCGGCACGCTGAGCTGGTCCGACGCCGTGGCCTCCGGCGCGGTATCCGCTTCTGGACAACGGGCGGACCTGAGCGGCGTACTGCCGCTCTTCTCCTCAGCGGGCGCGGGATGACTGTCGAGCGGGAGCGCTCGACCGGTGCCGAACTCCGCCGCCGGGCACTGCGCAGCGCTGCCGCTTCCTTCCGCCGTCAACCGGTGGAAGCCTGGATCGTCGCGGGGGTTGTCACTGCCCTGTACTCGGTCTTCTCGATCGCCCAGTGGAACCGCTTCGACACCCCGTCCTGGGACCTTGGAATCTTCACCCAACTGGCCAAGGCCTACGCCGGACTGAACGCGCCGATCGTGCCGATCAAGGGCCACGAGTTCAACCTGCTCGGCGACCACTTCCACCCCCTTCTGGTGGTGCTGGGTCCCGTGTATGCCCTGTTTCCGTCTGGCCTGACGCTCCTCATCCTGCAGAACGTTCTCATCGGGTTCTCGGCCTTCGTGATCACCCGGCTTGCGGTGCGGCACATCGGACGCAGCGGAGGCCTGTTCCTCGGCGCCGCCTACGGGGTCTCCTGGGGTGTGCAGGCCGCCGTTGCCGTGCAGTTCCACGAGATCGCCCTTGCCCTGCCCCTGCTGGCTTTGGCACTGGAGGCCTACCTCGACGGGCGGCTGCGCACCGCCGTCGTTACCGCCGGACTGCTGGTGTTCGTGAAGGAAGACCTGGGGCTCACCGTTCTGGCCTTCGGGCTGGTCCTGGCCTGGCGTTTCCGCCGCCACTACAAGGTAGGACTGGGCCTCGCCGTCTGGGGCCTGGCGTGGATGGTGCTGTCCGTGGCGCTGATCCTCCCCGCCCTGAACACCGGCGGTACCTATGACTACGCCGACCGCATCGACATCGGCGCCCTCCTGCGCGACCCGGTCAACACCCTTTTCATCATGCTCACAGCGCCGGAGAAATACGAGACCCTGTGGCTGCTGCTCCTGGCCGGCGGGTTCCTGTTCCTGCGCTCGCCCCTGGCGCTGCTGATGGTGCCCACACTGCTGTGGCGGTTTGCGGCAGGCAACGAGTTCTACTGGGGCCCGGACTGGCACTACAACGCCGTGCTCATGCCCATCCTTTTCGCGGCGCTCGTGGATGCAATCCTGGCGGCCCGCCGCAGCAGGCGGACCTGGTTGCGGTCCTACAGTGCCGCCGTCGTGCCCGTGGTTTCAGTGGTGGCGCTGATGCTGCTGCCGAATCAGCCACTGGGGACGCTGGCGAAGCCGGAGACGCTCGCCCAGTCGCCCCGCTGGGACGCGGCACACCGACTGATGG of Arthrobacter sp. JZ12 contains these proteins:
- a CDS encoding DUF2079 domain-containing protein, which gives rise to MTVERERSTGAELRRRALRSAAASFRRQPVEAWIVAGVVTALYSVFSIAQWNRFDTPSWDLGIFTQLAKAYAGLNAPIVPIKGHEFNLLGDHFHPLLVVLGPVYALFPSGLTLLILQNVLIGFSAFVITRLAVRHIGRSGGLFLGAAYGVSWGVQAAVAVQFHEIALALPLLALALEAYLDGRLRTAVVTAGLLVFVKEDLGLTVLAFGLVLAWRFRRHYKVGLGLAVWGLAWMVLSVALILPALNTGGTYDYADRIDIGALLRDPVNTLFIMLTAPEKYETLWLLLLAGGFLFLRSPLALLMVPTLLWRFAAGNEFYWGPDWHYNAVLMPILFAALVDAILAARRSRRTWLRSYSAAVVPVVSVVALMLLPNQPLGTLAKPETLAQSPRWDAAHRLMDSIPQGSTVETGVGLMPYLVPETEVYWIGNENPPPDYLIVDADDWSWGPVRPSSAEQHAEDTWPGENYTLVFEEAGYQLVKRDG
- a CDS encoding asparaginase; translated protein: MPATFTSTSAVDLAVLERNGFIESRHIGSAVVLAADGSTVTELGDVHAPIFPRSTLKPFQALAAMQSGVPLRGAQVALAAASHVGSREHMDVVESMLTAAGVTEDDLQCPPDWPQDEEARNWLLTTGQGRRRLAFNCSGKHAAFLWACTENSWDTKTYLDRDHPLQKRIAEVIEEYTGEQVQHWAVDGCGAPLGAVSLTGLARGIGRIAKAPGDKNADARAATVATAMLDYPWAVHGRGRENSVVMEDLGIIAKNGAEGVLVMAAPNGVSMALKMLDGNIRATTLVGLTLLAASGALDAEAVAPVLEKVVQPVLGGGVPVGKLRLAAPVMALLD
- a CDS encoding sterol carrier family protein → MARRRISQAAGTAALRAVVGGSTDRTERTTAVRFSLEELAARAPGNSVEVRVPPLGVTQCVEGPRHTRGTPPNVVETDADTWLALVTGTLSWSDAVASGAVSASGQRADLSGVLPLFSSAGAG